The Streptomyces sp. NBC_00306 sequence AGGGCCGGCCGCCGCTGACGCTGCCGATCATGACGATCGAGCCCCGGGCGGCCCTGAGGTGGTCGTGGGCGGCGAGGGACGCGGTCAGCGGGGTGACGAGGTTGAGCTCGACGACCCGTGCGTGACGTGCGGCGGCGCCGTCCGCGAGCAGCCGGTGGGGGGTGCCTCCGGCGTTGTTGACGAGGGTGTCGAGGCGGCCGTACCGGGCGGCCACATCGTCGAAGAAGCCGGCCACCTCCTCGGCCTCGCGCAGGTCCACGGGCATGAACTCGGCTCCGTCGAGCGGGACTTCGGGTGGTCTGCGCGCGCAGACCACCACCCGGGCGCCGGCCCGCAGGAAGGCCCGCGCGATGCCCGCGCCGACGCCCCGCGTGCCGCCGGTGACGACGGCGACCCTCCCGTCCAGCTCCATCGGCTGCTACCTTCCTCACCTAACAAATGTTTGGTGGAAAGGTAGCTGATCCTCTCATGGGTGTCTCCACCACAAGCCCCGAGAAGGGCATCTCACGCGTCACGGCCGACTTCCCACCCGTCAACGCCCTTCCCGTGCAGGGCTGGTACGACCTCGCGGACGCCGTCCGCGCCGCGGGCCGGGACCCCGCGACCCGCTGTGTGGTGCTGACCGCCGCCGGCCGCGGGTTCAACGCCGGCGTCGACATCAAGGAGATGCAGCGCGACCCCGGGCACGACACCCTGATCGGCGCCAACCGCGGCTGCTACGAGGCCTTCGCCGCCGTGTACGAGTGCGAGGTGCCCGTCGTCGCCGCGGTGCACGGTCACTGCCTCGGCGGCGGCATCGGACTGATCGGCAACGCGGACGCGATCGTCGCCTCGGACGACGCCACGTTCGGGCTGCCGGAGCTCGACCGCGGCGCGCTCGGCGCCGCCACCCATCTCGCCCGCCTGGTTCCGCAGCATCTGATGCGCGCCCTGTACTACACCTCGCGCACCGCGACGGCCGCCGAACTGCACCACCACGGCTCCGTCTGGAAGGTCGTGCCGCGCGGCGAACTCCAGGACACGGCGGTGGAGTTGGCCCGGGAGATCGCCCGCAAGGACGGCACCCTCATCCGGCTGGCCAAGGCGGCGATCAACGGCATCGATCCCGTCGACGTACGCCGCAGCTACCGCTTCGAGCAGGGCTTCACCTTCGAGGCGGGTCTCAGCGGTGTCGCCGACCGCGTCCGCGACACCTTCGGGAAGGAACCGCAGCCGTGACCGACAAGACCATGACGCCCGAGGACGTGGTGGGGCGCCTGCGCAGCGGCATGACCATCGGGATCGGCGGCTGGGGCTCGCGCCGCAAGCCGATGGCGCTGGTGCGCGCACTGCTCCGCTCCGAGATCACCGATCTGACCGTCATCTCCTACGGCGGCCCCGACGTCGGCATGCTCGCCGCCGCCCGCCGGATCGGCCGGCTGGTCACACCCTTCGTCACCCTCGACTCGATCCCGCTCGAACCGCACTACCGCGCCGCCCGCCAGCGGGGCGACTTCGCCCTCACCGAGATCGACGAGGCGATGTTCATGTGGGGCCTGCACGCGGCCGCCAACCGGCTGCCCTTCCTTCCGGTGCGGGCGGGCCTCGGATCGGACGTCATGCGGGTCAACCCCGAGCTGCGTACCGTCACTTCGCCCTACGAGGACGGCGAGGAGTTCGTCGCCGTGCCGGCGCTGCGCATGGATGCCGCGCTCGTCCATCTGAACCGGGCCGACCGCCAGGGCAACGGCCAGTACCTGGGCCCCGACCCCTACTTCGACGATCTGTTCTGCCAGTCCGCCGACGCCGCGTACGTCTCCTGCGACCAGCTGGTGGAGACGGCCGAGCTCACCAAGGACGCGGCCCCGCAGAC is a genomic window containing:
- a CDS encoding CoA transferase subunit A, producing the protein MTDKTMTPEDVVGRLRSGMTIGIGGWGSRRKPMALVRALLRSEITDLTVISYGGPDVGMLAAARRIGRLVTPFVTLDSIPLEPHYRAARQRGDFALTEIDEAMFMWGLHAAANRLPFLPVRAGLGSDVMRVNPELRTVTSPYEDGEEFVAVPALRMDAALVHLNRADRQGNGQYLGPDPYFDDLFCQSADAAYVSCDQLVETAELTKDAAPQTLLVARHAVTGVVEAPNGAHFTSCAPDHERDEAFQRMYAGTPWDEFAGRFLAGAGESDYQRAVQAWHKEQQ
- a CDS encoding SDR family oxidoreductase; the protein is MELDGRVAVVTGGTRGVGAGIARAFLRAGARVVVCARRPPEVPLDGAEFMPVDLREAEEVAGFFDDVAARYGRLDTLVNNAGGTPHRLLADGAAARHARVVELNLVTPLTASLAAHDHLRAARGSIVMIGSVSGGRPSPGSAAYGAAKAGLESLARSMAVEWAPDVRVNTLVLGMVRTELSGLHYGDEEGIAAVGRTVPLGRFAEPSDVGEAAVFLASGRAAYISGASLLLHGGGERPAFLDAATVNRETVHDGRQGDVR
- a CDS encoding enoyl-CoA hydratase family protein encodes the protein MGVSTTSPEKGISRVTADFPPVNALPVQGWYDLADAVRAAGRDPATRCVVLTAAGRGFNAGVDIKEMQRDPGHDTLIGANRGCYEAFAAVYECEVPVVAAVHGHCLGGGIGLIGNADAIVASDDATFGLPELDRGALGAATHLARLVPQHLMRALYYTSRTATAAELHHHGSVWKVVPRGELQDTAVELAREIARKDGTLIRLAKAAINGIDPVDVRRSYRFEQGFTFEAGLSGVADRVRDTFGKEPQP